A window from Luteibacter flocculans encodes these proteins:
- the flhB gene encoding flagellar biosynthesis protein FlhB — MSETDKEDRTEAPSDKRLREAREKGDLPRSRDLSTAVVVLSGVTTMIASREQMAVHAANIMHVGLRYSRDDLFAVDGISRALAAAALEALKLLGPVFAVTAIAAIAASALMGGLNFSGQALIPKFDRLDPIKGFSRLVSMNGLVELGKSLLKLLLIGGALAWFLRRSTQEMYTAGTGPVSNGIAQAFGIFGHASLVFACALGAIALVDAPWQKFSFTKKMKMTKQEVKDEHKENEGSPELKSKIRQMQHQMARRRMMEDVPTADVIVTNPTHFAVALKYDEDRMGAPRVVAKGMDVIAQQIRDVAGGAKVPVVESPPLARALYHTTEIGREIPSALYIAVAQILAYVFRLKQAIAMGDLPPDLPKQDIDPELMGPYRMDN, encoded by the coding sequence ATGAGCGAGACCGACAAGGAAGACCGCACCGAAGCCCCTAGTGACAAACGCCTTCGCGAAGCCCGCGAGAAGGGCGACCTCCCGCGTTCGCGCGACCTTTCCACCGCGGTCGTGGTGCTCTCGGGCGTCACCACCATGATCGCCTCGCGCGAGCAGATGGCTGTGCATGCGGCCAACATCATGCACGTGGGGCTGCGCTATTCGCGCGACGACCTGTTCGCGGTCGACGGCATCTCACGCGCGCTGGCAGCGGCTGCGCTGGAAGCCTTGAAACTGCTGGGCCCGGTGTTCGCCGTGACGGCGATCGCCGCAATCGCCGCCTCGGCGTTGATGGGCGGGCTCAATTTCTCGGGTCAGGCACTCATCCCGAAGTTCGACCGGCTCGATCCGATCAAGGGGTTTTCCCGACTGGTCTCGATGAACGGGCTGGTCGAACTCGGCAAATCCTTGCTGAAGCTGCTGCTGATCGGCGGTGCGCTGGCCTGGTTCCTGCGCCGTTCGACGCAGGAGATGTACACGGCAGGCACCGGCCCGGTGAGCAACGGCATCGCCCAGGCCTTCGGCATCTTCGGGCATGCCTCCCTCGTCTTCGCCTGCGCCCTCGGCGCCATCGCCCTGGTGGACGCGCCCTGGCAGAAGTTCAGCTTCACCAAAAAGATGAAGATGACCAAGCAGGAAGTGAAGGACGAGCACAAGGAAAACGAGGGCAGTCCGGAGCTGAAGTCGAAAATCCGTCAGATGCAGCATCAGATGGCGCGCCGTCGAATGATGGAAGACGTGCCGACGGCCGACGTGATCGTGACCAATCCGACCCACTTCGCCGTAGCCCTGAAATACGACGAAGACCGCATGGGAGCGCCGCGCGTGGTGGCCAAGGGCATGGATGTGATCGCCCAGCAGATCCGCGACGTGGCGGGTGGCGCGAAGGTGCCGGTGGTGGAATCGCCGCCGTTGGCACGCGCCTTGTATCACACGACGGAGATCGGCCGGGAAATCCCGTCGGCGTTGTACATCGCCGTGGCTCAGATCCTGGCCTATGTGTTCCGGTTGAAGCAGGCGATCGCCATGGGCGATCTCCCGCCCGACCTCCCGAAGCAGGACATCGACCCTGAATTGATGGGTCCCTACCGCATGGACAACTGA